The Psychrobacter sp. LV10R520-6 genome includes a region encoding these proteins:
- a CDS encoding amino acid ABC transporter ATP-binding protein, producing the protein MNDVSKWYGDFQVLKECTSHVYKGDVVVVCGPSGSGKSTLIKTVNGLESFQKGQIMVNGISVGAAKTNLPKLRSRVGMVFQHFELFPHLTIIDNLTVAQVKVLGRKESEAKKKAMAYLDRVGLTVQAAKYPAELSGGQQQRVAIARALAMDPVAMLFDEPTSALDPEMIQEVLDVMVELTREGMTMMCVTHEMGFASQVANRVVFMDEGHIVENCSKNEFFEEAKSERAQMFLSKILNH; encoded by the coding sequence ATGAACGATGTCAGCAAATGGTATGGTGACTTTCAGGTGCTAAAAGAATGTACCTCGCATGTGTACAAAGGTGATGTGGTGGTAGTATGTGGACCGTCGGGCAGTGGTAAGTCAACACTCATTAAAACGGTCAACGGTTTGGAGTCTTTTCAAAAAGGCCAGATAATGGTCAATGGTATTTCTGTCGGTGCGGCAAAGACCAATCTACCCAAGCTACGCAGTCGAGTCGGTATGGTGTTCCAGCATTTTGAACTGTTTCCGCATCTCACCATTATTGATAATTTGACAGTCGCCCAAGTTAAAGTGTTAGGCCGTAAGGAATCTGAAGCCAAGAAAAAGGCCATGGCCTATCTGGATCGAGTGGGACTGACCGTGCAAGCGGCAAAATACCCGGCTGAGCTATCTGGTGGTCAGCAGCAGCGCGTTGCGATTGCCCGTGCTTTAGCGATGGACCCGGTGGCTATGCTGTTCGATGAGCCAACCTCAGCGTTAGATCCTGAGATGATTCAGGAAGTGCTCGATGTGATGGTGGAGCTAACCCGTGAAGGCATGACCATGATGTGTGTCACCCATGAAATGGGCTTTGCCAGTCAAGTGGCCAATCGCGTTGTGTTTATGGATGAGGGACATATCGTTGAAAACTGTAGTAAAAATGAATTCTTTGAAGAGGCAAAAAGTGAACGCGCCCAGATGTTCTTATCGAAAATTCTCAATCATTAA